Within the Fundidesulfovibrio putealis DSM 16056 genome, the region TGCGACTATCGTCTGGGCGATAGACGTTGGCCAGGGCCGTTCGCCCGGCCGCCCGAAGGCCCCGTGGGGGAGCAATAAACGCAAAACGGCCGGGGCTTTCGCCCCGGCCGCGCCAAATATCCGGTTCGGAACCGGGTTAGAACTTGTACTGCAAGCCCACGGCGACCTTGTAGGAGTCGCCGTTTTCGGCCTGGTTCACCATGCGGCGTCCCCACACGGAGCTCTGGAAGTCGCCGTGGGCCCAACCGGCCTCCACGATGGCGGCCAGGTTCTCATAGATGTTGTACTGGTGATCCAGGTTGATGGCGATCACGTATTCCTTCTCGGTCAGGTCGCGGCCCATCTGCACGTAGTTGCCCACGCCCCACAGGGTGTTGGCGACGCGCAGGGCGCTCGAGGAGTTGGTGCCGCGAGCGTAGGTGAAGGTCAGGCGATGGGTCAGGTCCTGGATGAAGGAGATCTTGTTGAGCGAGAACACCGCGCCCCAGGAGCCGATGGGGTTCACGCCCATGTAGCCGCGGGTGAAGGACTGCGAGGAGTCGAACAGGAACGAGGTGGAGGGTCCCCAGTAGCCCATGACCGTGGGCATGCGCTCGGAGCCGTTGTTGATGGAGTTGTCTTCGCCGCTGGAGTACCAGAAGGTCAGCTGCGGGGTGAGCAGGTCAAGGCCGGTGTACTCGGCGGCCACGTCGAAGAAGTAGCCCGCGCGGCGGTTGGCCTTGTGGTCGGAGGCGTTGCCCTCGCCGTACATGACGTCGGCGTAGAACTTGAACGGGTCGAGCGCGGTGACGGCGAAGGCCGCGCCGGTCCACCAGTAGATGTTCTGGGCGTTGCTGGTGCCGCTGTACAGGGAACCGGCGGAGGCCAGGTTGGTGGTCAGGGTGGCGCCGGCGTTGCCGGAGCTGACGCTGTAGTTGGCGTTCTTTCCGGCCACGGCGATCATGCCCCAGGGAGTGGCCTTGAAGCCGTCCAGGGTGACGGGCAGGGCCAGCACGTAGGCGTCGAACTCGTCGGCCACCTGGGTCGTGGTGGTGTCGAAGTCGCGGTTGGTGTCCAGCAGACGGGTGTAGGCGGCCACGATCTTGAACTGGTCGATCACCGGGATCTCCACCACGGCGGCGGCGGAGCGGGAACCGCCGAACACCGGGTTGGCGTTCAGCAGGGTGTCGGAGGACACGGGAAGGCCCCAGTCCTGCATGCCGATGGTGAATTCCACGTCGGTGTTGGGCCACTTGAACTGGAGGTAGGCCTGGTAGACGTCGATGGATACGGTCGGGTTGTCCACGGTGTAGGTGCCGTTGCCCCAGGGGGTGTTGTTGACGCGGATGCCCAGGCGGAACTTCAGGTTCTCGTTGGCGATGA harbors:
- a CDS encoding outer membrane homotrimeric porin codes for the protein MMRRTTLALAAAMLLACAAVASAATEVKMTGDARIHATFFENQNFTGWNGTGTKTNDAFTIWQRFRLRTDFIANENLKFRLGIRVNNTPWGNGTYTVDNPTVSIDVYQAYLQFKWPNTDVEFTIGMQDWGLPVSSDTLLNANPVFGGSRSAAAVVEIPVIDQFKIVAAYTRLLDTNRDFDTTTTQVADEFDAYVLALPVTLDGFKATPWGMIAVAGKNANYSVSSGNAGATLTTNLASAGSLYSGTSNAQNIYWWTGAAFAVTALDPFKFYADVMYGEGNASDHKANRRAGYFFDVAAEYTGLDLLTPQLTFWYSSGEDNSINNGSERMPTVMGYWGPSTSFLFDSSQSFTRGYMGVNPIGSWGAVFSLNKISFIQDLTHRLTFTYARGTNSSSALRVANTLWGVGNYVQMGRDLTEKEYVIAINLDHQYNIYENLAAIVEAGWAHGDFQSSVWGRRMVNQAENGDSYKVAVGLQYKF